In one Brassica oleracea var. oleracea cultivar TO1000 chromosome C9, BOL, whole genome shotgun sequence genomic region, the following are encoded:
- the LOC106314973 gene encoding cytochrome c oxidase assembly protein COX15-like has protein sequence MFRAVGSVLKRNKESIYGIARGSTSSSHRAFTCNVTSSTTVNSASSSPLAGNSFNGLRSLLKGQKAPTFRKMSTFRKILHTILKILNINLLNGMSHVLIHSLLSDEAWAKEFEKYKQSPEYKRVNKGMNLEDFKFIYWMEYAHRMWGRGLGIMFALPFSYFLRKGYITLRLGVQLSGLFALGAGQGFIGWWMVKSGLEEPPSEYSQPRVSPYRLAAHLTSAFAIYCGLFWTALSVVMPEPPAESLAWVRGAAKVKKLALPVSFIVGITAISGAFVAGNDAGRAFNTFPKMGDTWIPDGIFEMKPLIRNFFENTATVQLDHRLLATTTLLAIGTMWWFTRKLDIHPAVKALIGSTVGMTAVQVTLGVSTLLSYVPVSLGSAHQAGALTLLTLMLLLNHTLRRPSPSLLKSLPPVVKSNFS, from the exons ATGTTTCGTGCGGTTGGATCTGTACTGAAGAGGAACAAGGAATCGATTTATGGAATCGCTCGAGGATCCACGTCTTCGTCTCATCGCGCTTTCACTTGTAACGTCACATCTTCGACTACTGTAAACTCTGCTTCGTCTTCTCCTCTAGCTGGAAACTCCTTCAATGGCTTGCGATCTCTGCTCAAA GGTCAAAAGGCTCCAACTTTCAGAAAGATGTCAACTTTCAGAAAGAT ACTTCACACGATATTAAAAATCCTTAACATAAATTTATTAAACGGTATGTCACATGTGCTAATACATTCATTATTGTCAGACGAAGCTTGGGCTAAGGAGTTTGAGAAATATAAACAGTCACCTGAGTATAAACG TGTGAACAAAGGGATGAATCTTGAGGATTTCAAGTTCATATATTGGATGGAGTATGCTCATCGTATGTGGGGAAGAGGGTTAGGGATCATGTTTGCTTTGCCTTTTTCTTATTTTCTCCGTAAAGGGTATATTACTCTGCGTCTTGGAGTTCAGCTTTCTGGTTTATTTGCACTTGGTGCTGGACAAGGTTTCATTGGCTGGTGGATGGTTAAGAGCGGCTTAGAG GAGCCGCCGTCTGAGTATTCTCAGCCGAGGGTAAGCCCATACCGTCTTGCAGCTCACTTAACCTCAGCTTTCGCCATATATTGTGGACTTTTCTGGACCGCTCTCTCTGTTGTTATGCCTGAACCACCGGCTGAGTCGTTGGCTTGGGTTCGGGGAGCAGCTAAAGTGAAGAAGCTTGCATTACCTGTAAGCTTCATTGTTGGTATCACTGCCATCTCTGGAGCCTTTGTTGCTGGAAATGATGCT GGTCGTGCATTCAACACATTCCCGAAAATGGGTGATACATGGATCCCAGATGGTATATTTGAGATGAAACCACTTATACGCAACTTCTTCGAGAATACAGCAACTGTTCAG CTTGATCATCGCCTTCTGGCAACCACAACGCTACTCGCTATCGGAACAATGTGGTGGTTCACAAGGAAGCTAGATATACATCCAGCTGTTAAAGCTTTGATTGGAAGTACTGTCGGCATGACTGCTGTTCAG GTGACATTAGGTGTATCAACTCTTCTGAGTTATGTTCCCGTTTCACTAGGGAGTGCACACCAAGCAGGAGCTTTAACACTTCTCACTTTGATGCTCCTTCTCAATCACACTCTTCGCAGGCCATCACCTTCTCTTCTCAAATCTCTTCCACCAGTCGTTAAGTCAAATTTCAGCTAA
- the LOC106318057 gene encoding B3 domain-containing protein At5g18000-like isoform X2, translating to MGKLMLSKYQSFFYYMEQNGWDRDNGLGDDELLTCSRTKGNMCFNVSIYKTNCVEMLRPCNHCFVETRENKGESRCLRQAQKLPVGGRLKQKRELANLGNKQVKEAEKSNKCKKSLHSTKKKLYVLFFLGCSKDVCGDAYAKGGNGVQVS from the exons ATGGGGAAGCTCATGCTCTCAAAATACCAAAGCTTCTTCTACTACATGGAGCAAAACGGATGGGACCGCGACAATGGTTTAGGTGATGACGAGCTTCTCACGTGTTCACGCACAAAGGGTAACATGTGTTTTAACGTAAGCATCTACAAAACAAATTGCGTCGAGATGCTTAGACCCTGCAACCATTGCTTC GTCGAAACAAGAGAGAACAAGGGAGAGAGTCGTTGTCTGCGTCAAGCTCAGAAACTGCCAGTAGGAGGAAGACTGAAACAGAAACGTGAGCTTGCTAACTTGGGAAATAAGCAAGTCAAAGAAGCTGAAAAATCAAACAAGTGTAAAAAGAG TTTACACTCAACCAAAAAGAAATTATACGTCCTGTTCTTTCTTG GGTGTTCCAAAGATGTTTGCGGAGATGCATATGCCAAAGGAGGAAACGGTGTTCAAGTTTCATGA
- the LOC106318057 gene encoding B3 domain-containing protein At5g18000-like isoform X1, with translation MGKLMLSKYQSFFYYMEQNGWDRDNGLGDDELLTCSRTKGNMCFNVSIYKTNCVEMLRPCNHCFVETRENKGESRCLRQAQKLPVGGRLKQKRELANLGNKQVKEAEKSNKCKKRKVDTDYDDDSEASGTSSLVPEFTLNQKEIIRPVLSWVFQRCLRRCICQRRKRCSSFMIQNRTSHGMWSLRYSQDSLVDGLVWLKILV, from the exons ATGGGGAAGCTCATGCTCTCAAAATACCAAAGCTTCTTCTACTACATGGAGCAAAACGGATGGGACCGCGACAATGGTTTAGGTGATGACGAGCTTCTCACGTGTTCACGCACAAAGGGTAACATGTGTTTTAACGTAAGCATCTACAAAACAAATTGCGTCGAGATGCTTAGACCCTGCAACCATTGCTTC GTCGAAACAAGAGAGAACAAGGGAGAGAGTCGTTGTCTGCGTCAAGCTCAGAAACTGCCAGTAGGAGGAAGACTGAAACAGAAACGTGAGCTTGCTAACTTGGGAAATAAGCAAGTCAAAGAAGCTGAAAAATCAAACAAGTGTAAAAAGAGGAAGGTGGATACTGACTATGACGACGACTCTGAAGCTTCTGGCACTTCGTCTCTTGTTCCAGAGTTTACACTCAACCAAAAAGAAATTATACGTCCTGTTCTTTCTTG GGTGTTCCAAAGATGTTTGCGGAGATGCATATGCCAAAGGAGGAAACGGTGTTCAAGTTTCATGATCCAAAACAGAACAAGTCATGGTATGTGGTCTCTAAGATACAGTCAAGATTCTCTCGTGGATGGCCTGGTTTGGTTAAAGATTTTGGTTTAA